The Mercenaria mercenaria strain notata chromosome 1, MADL_Memer_1, whole genome shotgun sequence nucleotide sequence aaggaaaacaactacaaaaaacaaaacatggggGCCTACAGATATATGAAGGAGATATACAATTCACAGTCATTGAATCCATTGTTAATAAACACACACTAATGATAACCGTGTGGTATTCTGTCGCCATAcagattaaattttataaaactacacCTGCAGGTAGttttaatgttacattattttttatgtatcCACTTTACCTTCAAATACTACACATTCTAATACACATTGTGTGGGCACAAACTGGATTAAAAATACAACTCTAAACACATTTAAAACCCAAGTCTGAATAAAGTAATAGTGTATTTGTTAAATTATTGCAAACATGTGTATTGTTTTCATTGATAAAGCATTAATGCACTGATTAATGTGATATTTTATGCATGCTGCGCCATTGTATACACAGTTGTACGGTATTAGTACGGCATACAGTTGTTTAGCTTTATGTTGCAAGGGTTGTCGCCCTTTTGCTTCTCTCCTCCATTTGTAATCTTAAAGAGTTGATTTACGTTTCTCTGCCAATAAACGTTGATTTGCATCGTTACCGTTGTTCCTTGTTAACTGGCGTGGTGGCAGCGCTTAAACAAACCCACGTTCTTCCCCTACACACCGAGGACGAGCGAGTTCATGGACATTTGAACAATAAACCAGTGCACAAAACAACTTGCTACAACAAAGGCAGTGACGAGGCAGTTTTTCTTTGACTGTTCAACGCAGATTGACTGCTATGGCTGGTGTAAGGGCGCCGAAACTCATTTTCCTTCTGCACATTATGCTTGATTTTGATCTTATATGGTAAatctcattatttcatttagtacATTTGTTTGTATGTGTGGAGATTATTGGttgatttcaaattttcattgtGAAATCTTGGTAGGAtcacagcattttttttttttttggaaaatgtgtttttctgttattatgttggagatctgggttgtagagaacagggtgggggtCCATtattcataaggggtcaaagtcacacgccgattgcctgtggGTAGGATAGTAGATTGTTTCTTAACAGGGATCACAGCTAGGTCAGTGTGTATTTCAACATGTAACTCAATAAACCTCTAGGGTCTAGGCTACCTATCTGGCAAAGCTAATGCCGATTCTTTGTATAAAAGGGTTCTGACTGATTGGAGATTTTTGAGGTGGAGAAGTCGCAAATATGTCAGAGGAACAGGGTTCTCGGGAACGCTTAATTCTGCGTAtttgtacgcatattttttggAAAAGGACGCCAATATATTCCAAGCGCGATTCCATGGGACGCGTAAAAAATTTGCCGAGTGCGTAGCTTCCCCGATACACTAACTTGTCAAATTTTCTCGCCTGTCGATCAAAGGTGGAGTTTGCAGTGGCTGCTTTGCGCTCTCAACCAATCAGCGATCGCTGTTTTCCAATAACTGCCAGTCGATTAAGGTAGTATTGCTTACGCAATAAAACTAATCAACACGCGACAAACATGCTTTTGATTATGTGCTAAGTGTGTAaaccaatttattttcataacacgCGGCTGACTTAGGCTTCTTTGTATTTGCCGCAAATTTAGATAATTAGATTAAATGAGGATTAAATTATGACTTAAAATATCGGTGTTTGCAGGACATTAACTGGACTGAATTGTGATGTTATTCGCAGCTATCCTTGAATTAATGTGACAATAATTGTTTCGCTTTGTTTCCACAATGGATGCGAGACAACATATATTTCAAATGCCGACATCGTTCGGTCATTTAAAGTATTATTGTGGAATAAGAACGAttcaaataaatgcaaaatttggATATTCAATTTCTGGTGTAATTATGTCACAGTTAACATTGGAAAAACTCGGCATTAAACGCAAATGTGTAGAATCGtgttcaaatattgaaaatgaaagtgaaaCTGTATGTGACTCAAACCAAAAGAAATCAAAAAGGATTAGGACTGTATGGAATGATTCATGGTTCAGGTCATTTCCGTGGATTGAAAAagtgaatgaaaatgacaatgtTAAAGCTATGTGTTCTTGGTGTAAACTGTCAAAAAGGACAAATTCAATGGCAACAAACGGTTCACCTAATTTGCAAAGTTCAACATTCAGTAGGCATGAAAATACCAAAGATCATCTTCTCGCTGCTGAGGCTCACCAGGCAAAGAAAAAGAACACCACGGTAAAGCAGGTTGTTGAGACAATTGCCATACGTGAAAATGAACTTGAGTGTGATGCTTCCAAAGAAGCCCAGGTGAATACAATGTACTACATAGCCAAAGAAGGCCAGCCACTGAACCAGTACAACAAAGTTCTGAAGCTTCAGGTATGTTACtttaactgttttcttttctCGTTGTTAGACCATCACGATATTAAAACAAATAGTAACGTGTTTGACTGAATGGCAatcagtgcagatcttgatcagactgcaatgTTTTTACGACATACACATTATCAAATGAATTGCGATTTTGTTACCTTGAAGATGTGACagtcaaaataaaatgtgttgttcATGAGACGCTTTATACTGAAATGTAATTTGTCTACTTTTGGCAAAAATTATTTAGTTGTTTCTTGCTATCTTGCAATAGGACCTCTAAGACCGATgtgataaggcctaaaaaaaggtttgtttctggtaacatgctgtATTTTATAGCTGTCAAACAATTTattaacattggccataactgtATTTTAAAATGCCATCctttattttcaggtaaaaaacAAGTGTCGTGATCTTCAAGACCCAACCAAACTGTACACTGGTGAAGATTCAAAGACAGAATTGTTAGATGCAATCAATGCCACACTGGAAGAGAAGATTGATCAAAATATTGCGCAGTCAGAATTCATTGGTTTGATTATTGATGAAAGCACAGACATTACAGTGTTTAAGAAGTTAAATGTCTATGTTAAATGTGTAGATAGTGCTAACAAATCAGTGATCTTCTTCCTTGATTGTATAAATGTGCCAGATGGCAAGGCCGATACCATTGTTTGTGAAATAGTAAAGTTGTTTGAGAAAAAGAAAATTCCCATGTCCAAACTGATAACTTTAGCCAGTGACGGTGCTTCAGTTATGACAGGTCGTAAAAATGGTGTAGGTGTCAAACTGAAAGAGTATTCTCCACAATTGATACAGATTCACTGTGTTGCGCACAAATTAGCCCTTGCAGCTGGTCAGGCCTGTAGAGATATTCCTTTACTTAATGACTACCAACATACACTTAAACTGATTTACAGATATTTCAGCAACTCCGCAGTAAGGTACAATGAACTACGCGCCATGTCTGACATTATGGAAGATGAAAACATTGAGTTTCTGACACTTAAAGAACCAGCCAGTTTTCGTTGGTTGTCACTTGAGGGGGCAGTTCGCGCCATATTAGATTGTTACCCTGCCTTGTACAATACTCTTGAACATGATGCTGCAAAAGGGAATCCTGACGCAAAAGGCCtgttaacaaaattgaaaaatgtgacctttgtCCTTGTGTCTGGCTTTCTAAAAGATGTTCTTTATGTGGTATGCAAGCTGTCCAGAGTTTTTCAGAGAGACTTAATTGATGTGGAGACAGTCACCTTGATGATTGAGTCAACAATAATGAAACTTAAACAGTTAAAGAATGTGAATGGTTCTGAGTTAGAGAAGGTATACAGCAGTATTCAGGATGATGTGTATCGTGGTGCCAAATTGACCGACAGAGAGCAGCTGAGGATGCAATTTCAGAACTCCTCTTCTCAGTACTTGGAACAGTTAATCGAAAACATAGAAACCAGGTTTGATAAACAATCAATGAAAAGTCTGCAGCTTCTGAATGTTGTGTTTCGCCCAGCTGGCATACCAAAGAATGTTACTGACCTAGAAAGTCATGGTGAGTCAGAATTAAGGGAACTTTGTGAACTGTATGGTGGTGAATCTGGTGTTATTGATTCTGACAGAGCAGTAGCTGACTACTTCCagttgaaaattattttgaaatcgctGAACATGTCCCTGTCTGATGCTTGTACCCACCTTCTAGGAAACTACAGAGATGTATTTCCAGACTTTGTCCGACTTGCCACTGTGTTACTGGTTTCTCCAATTACTTCTGTTGCCTGTGAACGGGGTTTCAGTGTTCACAACAAAGTAAAAACCAAGGGACGTGCCAGGCTGAAGCATGACACTGTTACTAAATTAATGAGAGTTATTGAAGAGGGTCCAGCGATCGAGGTGTTTGACCCTAAGCCCGCTGTAGTCAAGTTTTgtgaaatgaaaaataggagaaaaTAAGTTTGAAATGGAATTGTCAGTGCAAAgtgtatatatgtctaaaatgtgaaaatcaaCAAGAACTGGGCCTTTAAAAACATGTTGCGATCATGTAGTTATGTCATTTTACCATAAATGCTGTTACTTAAATGAAATCGTCATGTTATTGATTGTGATAATGAGTGTTTTCTTTCACTTGCATAAGATACTTTGTTTAGAACTGTTCTTTTACATTTACCATGAAAACAGTCATATAAATGGAATTGTCATGTCATTGATTatgataaaagtgtttttttttttcacttgcatAAGATACTTTGTTTAGAACTGTTCGTTTACATTTACCATGAAAGCGGTCATATAAATGGAATAATGTCATGTCATTGattatgataaaaagtgttttttttttcacttgcatAAGATACTTTGTTTAGAACTGTTCTTTTACATTTACCATGAAAACAGTCATATAAATGGAATAATGTCATGTCATTGATTATGATAATGTTTTCTTTCACTTGCATAAGATATATAAATGGCATTGTCATGTCATTGATTATGATAATAAGTGTTTTCTTTCACTTGCATAAGATACTTTGTTTAGAACTGTTCTTTTACATTTACCATGAAAACAGTCATATAAATGGAACTGTCATGTCACTGATTATGATAATAAGTGTTTTCTTTCACTTgaataaaatactttgttttgaactgttcttttacttttactttaaatacagTCACATAAATGAGCATACTCAGCATAGTGATGGGCAAGGAATCTGGCTTTAATCTACCATATCTATTTAATACCATGCCCAATAGTAAGTTTTATAAACTACAGCCTTGACAAACGGTAGGGTTTTATAAGGCTATGCCTTTATCTAGCGACAGGCAAAAATATGGGACTCCATTTTTTCATACTTGGACTCCAACTTTTTCCAGGAAGGGAGTCCTCGAATCCTACTTTGAAAATCCTACCAAGAACCCTGGAGGAAGAAGATCTTATCATTTCGAAACAGCTGCCGTACATGAATTAACTGTAGATAAAAATGTAATTGGAGTGTTTGTTTGTACATAGATCtacaaatttgttattaaaagaaATGCCAAAGAATTGTACTTACAACTGACATCAAtttctttcagtttttttttaaactggtaCAGTGGTTGTAGATGGCCAGGACCATTTGAAGGCTTTaagtatttactttttattaaatgtagGCAACATGATCCAGTTATCATTTTTGTACTACATTATCAGTAGTTTGGATGAATTAGCTTTTATTAAACAATGATAAccgataaacatttttttctactgTAATGTATAAGAAACTTATATTTTACCATTTAAATGGACTCTATATTGGATGACGGTGTGAAGAAATCTTAATTATGTTTTTTTGTCCAGATGATTGCCTCCATCGTTCTTTCTTATTTTAATATGTGTATATACAAATTGCCAAACAGATCAATGACATTGCTTTGCAGGCTATAAAACTGACTGTAAGAAAACTGATATGTTAATACCTTCATGAGTTATTCTTCCGTTACTATGTTTTattacaacattttttatttcaagttggataattttgaaaatatatttccatttgagtttagaaataaagaaattgaacgTTTTTGTACATCAGTCTATTGTTTTATCAGTACTGTACTGTATGGGCAATATACATACACTACAGTCCATCACTGATCTCAACATAGCCtttagaataatttattttaattaaacagGTAAAGACAAGTGTATGACAAAGCAAAAGCAATATCAATACGCTCTCCTCATCTGACAAAAATGCatagacatttttttcttttgttttcgaTCGCAACCTTACTAGAACGTCACCGGGCATTCAGTTATAAGTGATTTATTTCAATTGACAAAACATGAATTTTCACTTTAACAAATTTTGACCCTAACGCttgaactatagaccggtcaaAATCTACGGCCAAGTGTATCTTATTtatcaactcgaaatttcgaatttaCGGCTTAATGCGCTGTGAAAAGCTATAGTACTATTACAATTTTTCAATACAATCATTTGACATCTCTTATACTTCTATAATTCCTTATATACAAAGCTTGTTTACTAgatttatatttatgttaaaataaatctgtcTTGAATGGGCAAATTTATAAAGTGCATCAAGTGAAAATTTGACATGTATTAAGCACGTCTTTTGATATATGTGTATCTGTTTCAAGTGTATTAATATTGCATTTATAATCAGATAAGATAAGGCAGGTTTTCGTTTAATCaatgagatatatatttttttagtgTTTGTTAGTTATGCATTATTTCAGGATAATATCTGTTACTCAATCAGTAGGAAGCGCtcaaatattgtataaaatcaGGGCCGTGAATTTGTAATGTCGGTATATTGAATAGCCGTTTGAATCATAATCACATCTTTGGAC carries:
- the LOC123545254 gene encoding zinc finger protein 862-like is translated as MDARQHIFQMPTSFGHLKYYCGIRTIQINAKFGYSISGVIMSQLTLEKLGIKRKCVESCSNIENESETVCDSNQKKSKRIRTVWNDSWFRSFPWIEKVNENDNVKAMCSWCKLSKRTNSMATNGSPNLQSSTFSRHENTKDHLLAAEAHQAKKKNTTVKQVVETIAIRENELECDASKEAQVNTMYYIAKEGQPLNQYNKVLKLQVKNKCRDLQDPTKLYTGEDSKTELLDAINATLEEKIDQNIAQSEFIGLIIDESTDITVFKKLNVYVKCVDSANKSVIFFLDCINVPDGKADTIVCEIVKLFEKKKIPMSKLITLASDGASVMTGRKNGVGVKLKEYSPQLIQIHCVAHKLALAAGQACRDIPLLNDYQHTLKLIYRYFSNSAVRYNELRAMSDIMEDENIEFLTLKEPASFRWLSLEGAVRAILDCYPALYNTLEHDAAKGNPDAKGLLTKLKNVTFVLVSGFLKDVLYVVCKLSRVFQRDLIDVETVTLMIESTIMKLKQLKNVNGSELEKVYSSIQDDVYRGAKLTDREQLRMQFQNSSSQYLEQLIENIETRFDKQSMKSLQLLNVVFRPAGIPKNVTDLESHGESELRELCELYGGESGVIDSDRAVADYFQLKIILKSLNMSLSDACTHLLGNYRDVFPDFVRLATVLLVSPITSVACERGFSVHNKVKTKGRARLKHDTVTKLMRVIEEGPAIEVFDPKPAVVKFCEMKNRRK